The proteins below come from a single Miscanthus floridulus cultivar M001 chromosome 1, ASM1932011v1, whole genome shotgun sequence genomic window:
- the LOC136481824 gene encoding uncharacterized protein, whose translation MALDESFKRPGTVPFKWEVQPGIPKQQQQDPAGAPPSTTPRLALPPAARVGTLAPASCRRGSSSVAAAPQPSPSHRRSMSARFATSLALMPLPFTRRGRGGGGGRAGAAKDDAAEFCLLYAENKIV comes from the coding sequence ATGGCGTTGGACGAGTCGTTCAAGAGGCCGGGCACCGTGCCGTTCAAGTGGGAGGTGCAGCCGGGCATccccaagcagcagcagcaagaccCGGCAGGTGCCCCTCCATCGACTACTCCGAGGCTGGCGCTTCCTCCCGCAGCCCGGGTCGGCACGCTGGCCCCCGCGTCGTGCCGGCGGGGCTCCTCGTCGGTCGCGGCAGCCCCGCAGCCATCGCCGTCGCACCGGCGGTCCATGTCCGCGCGCTTCGCCACGTCGCTGGCGCTGATGCCCTTGCCCTTCACGCGGCGGggacggggaggaggaggaggacgcgcCGGCGCCGCCAAGGACGACGCCGCTGAATTCTGCCTGCTGTACGCCGAGAATAAGATCGTTTAA